In one Bacteroidota bacterium genomic region, the following are encoded:
- a CDS encoding RNA polymerase sigma factor encodes MTEEELIKGCIREDRTCQQKLYKTYAGKMLVVCLRYCRSRQEAEDILQDGFIRVFDNIKKFSFNGSFEGWVRRIMINCALRNYRKSSYQKEQIGIADDYDIPEDTGVYDKLSEKELMVMINDLPEGYKMVFNLYAIEGYSHKEIADTLGINEGTSRSQLNKARKQLQKKLYDTKGFKEPAEQADKILTE; translated from the coding sequence ATGACCGAAGAGGAGTTGATAAAAGGATGCATACGGGAAGACCGCACTTGTCAGCAAAAGTTATATAAAACTTATGCAGGCAAGATGTTGGTGGTGTGCCTTCGGTATTGCAGGAGCAGGCAGGAAGCAGAGGATATTTTGCAAGACGGTTTTATACGGGTATTTGACAACATAAAAAAATTCTCTTTCAACGGTTCGTTTGAAGGATGGGTGAGAAGGATAATGATTAACTGCGCGTTGCGCAACTATCGCAAAAGCAGTTATCAAAAAGAGCAGATTGGAATAGCCGATGATTACGATATACCTGAAGACACAGGAGTATATGATAAGTTATCGGAAAAGGAGTTGATGGTGATGATAAACGACTTACCCGAAGGGTATAAAATGGTTTTTAACCTTTATGCCATTGAGGGATATAGTCACAAAGAAATTGCTGATACGCTGGGCATAAACGAAGGGACGTCGCGCTCGCAATTAAATAAGGCACGTAAGCAATTGCAAAAAAAATTATACGATACAAAAGGCTTTAAGGAACCTGCTGAACAAGCAGATAAAATTTTGACAGAATGA
- a CDS encoding O-methyltransferase — protein sequence MDNTIFEQVDGYIGQLLAPEDSALKNTLQSLASNNIDNASISPVQGKLLQVLAKMCNAKNILELGTLGGYSTIWLARSVSQNGKVVSIEYSEEHALIAQNNIKNAGLENTVEIRVGNALDILPQIAAEQRAPFDMIFIDADKPPYVEYFEWALKLARPGTIIVADNIIRNAKVLDANSTDEKVKGVQRFNTWLSNCTQVTATILQTVGAKEYDGMAIAVVNH from the coding sequence ATGGATAATACAATTTTTGAACAGGTAGATGGCTACATTGGCCAACTACTTGCCCCTGAAGACTCTGCTTTAAAAAACACCCTGCAATCATTAGCCAGTAATAATATTGACAACGCCAGCATTTCGCCCGTGCAAGGCAAACTGTTGCAAGTATTGGCCAAAATGTGCAATGCTAAAAACATTTTAGAGCTGGGCACATTGGGTGGTTATAGCACCATTTGGCTGGCAAGATCGGTCTCTCAAAACGGGAAAGTAGTCTCAATTGAGTACAGCGAAGAACACGCCCTCATCGCCCAAAACAACATTAAAAACGCAGGACTTGAAAACACGGTTGAAATTCGTGTGGGCAATGCCTTGGATATTCTTCCTCAAATTGCCGCTGAACAGCGTGCCCCTTTTGATATGATTTTTATTGATGCCGACAAACCTCCTTATGTTGAGTACTTTGAATGGGCATTAAAACTGGCTAGACCCGGTACCATAATAGTTGCCGATAATATTATACGCAATGCCAAAGTACTTGATGCAAACAGCACCGATGAGAAAGTAAAAGGCGTACAGCGGTTTAATACATGGCTTAGCAACTGCACCCAAGTTACAGCCACCATATTGCAAACCGTTGGAGCAAAGGAATACGATGGGATGGCTATTGCTGTGGTTAACCATTAA
- a CDS encoding AAA family ATPase, which yields MLPDSENALFDIAFDVVNNTACNLFLTGKAGTGKTTFLKYVQQHTRKQTVTTAPTGVAAINAGGVTLHSFFQLPFIPYISEGFFNNGATTNRHDLLSKIRFNSDKIGLLKDLELLIIDEVSMLRADMLDAIDDILRHYRQNRSTPFGGVQVLLIGDLFQLPPVVSDSEWPLLRNEYESPFFFSAKVIRDNPPLFIELKKIYRQNEERFINLLNNIRNNEVEEWDLQLLEEHYQPEMQDASENTITLCTHNYKADQINQQQLNQLDGELYTFTADVKGDFSDKAYPTEEKLTLKVGAQVMFIKNDVEKRYFNGKLATVKAISDGKITLELEGSGTELQLEKEKWQNIRYKVNNDTNRIEEEEIGSFTQYPVRLAWAITIHKSQGLTFDRAVIDAGQSFAAGQVYVALSRCRTLDGVTLLSRISGQSIKSDERIIQFATQENSMDEVLRVLEQEKPAYAAQVLINTFSWDKLLSRLNAFYEITRAKNLPEKEKLHVLVRGMVEKAAEQNEVAGKFMAQLKYIFHNKPIDETLLNERVTKAKQYFANTLNNDIVSVITEIHSLLKLKPKVKQYLGDLAELEKLVWAKIRDIEKITFGDMHFEVPTLQAPVEKITVEKGKKAEKGESNRITLGLYKEGKTVSEIAAERSMAESTIEGHLAEYISTGEVNILDFMSSELLDQLTRLINELGGDQAKPIKEELGDSVSYGQIRMAVNYLKAKHIAAG from the coding sequence ATGCTCCCCGATTCAGAAAATGCCCTTTTTGATATAGCCTTTGATGTTGTAAACAATACTGCCTGTAACCTTTTTTTAACCGGAAAAGCGGGAACAGGTAAAACCACTTTTCTTAAATACGTACAACAACATACGCGCAAACAAACTGTAACTACGGCACCCACGGGAGTTGCAGCTATTAATGCGGGCGGAGTTACGCTGCATTCATTTTTTCAATTACCGTTCATCCCCTATATCTCCGAAGGTTTCTTTAACAACGGAGCAACTACCAACCGCCACGATTTACTTAGTAAAATCCGTTTTAACAGCGATAAAATAGGTCTGCTCAAAGACCTTGAACTGCTGATTATTGACGAAGTGAGTATGCTGCGGGCGGATATGCTGGATGCTATTGACGATATTTTGCGTCACTATCGCCAAAACCGTAGCACCCCGTTTGGCGGTGTGCAAGTGTTATTAATAGGTGATTTGTTTCAGCTTCCACCCGTGGTGAGTGATAGCGAGTGGCCTTTATTACGCAACGAATACGAAAGTCCCTTCTTTTTTAGCGCAAAGGTGATACGTGATAACCCTCCGCTGTTTATTGAACTGAAAAAGATATACCGCCAAAACGAGGAACGTTTTATCAACCTGCTGAATAATATACGAAACAACGAGGTTGAAGAGTGGGACTTACAATTGCTGGAAGAACACTACCAGCCCGAAATGCAGGATGCTTCGGAAAATACAATTACCCTTTGCACCCACAACTATAAAGCCGACCAAATAAACCAGCAACAGCTTAACCAATTAGACGGAGAACTGTACACGTTTACTGCCGATGTGAAAGGAGATTTTTCAGACAAGGCCTACCCTACTGAGGAAAAACTGACGCTAAAAGTTGGGGCACAGGTAATGTTTATTAAAAACGATGTTGAAAAACGCTATTTCAACGGAAAACTGGCTACAGTTAAAGCAATCAGCGATGGCAAAATAACCCTTGAACTGGAAGGCAGCGGCACCGAGTTACAACTTGAAAAAGAGAAGTGGCAAAACATCCGCTACAAAGTAAACAACGATACCAACCGAATTGAAGAAGAAGAAATAGGCAGTTTCACACAATACCCCGTTAGGCTGGCGTGGGCCATCACCATTCACAAAAGTCAGGGGCTAACCTTTGACAGGGCTGTGATTGATGCAGGCCAGTCGTTTGCCGCAGGGCAAGTATATGTGGCACTAAGCCGTTGTCGCACACTTGACGGCGTTACCCTGCTATCGCGCATTAGCGGGCAAAGTATAAAAAGCGACGAACGCATTATACAGTTTGCCACCCAAGAAAACAGCATGGACGAGGTATTACGTGTGCTGGAGCAAGAAAAGCCTGCCTATGCCGCCCAAGTGCTTATCAATACCTTTAGCTGGGATAAACTGCTTAGCCGCTTAAATGCGTTTTACGAAATCACCCGTGCAAAAAACCTTCCTGAAAAAGAAAAACTTCACGTGCTGGTGCGCGGTATGGTTGAAAAAGCAGCCGAACAAAACGAGGTAGCGGGCAAGTTTATGGCACAGCTAAAATACATTTTCCATAACAAGCCTATTGACGAAACCTTGCTAAACGAGCGCGTTACCAAAGCCAAACAGTACTTTGCCAACACTCTTAACAATGATATTGTGAGTGTGATTACCGAAATACACTCGCTACTGAAATTGAAACCTAAGGTAAAACAATACTTAGGCGATTTGGCTGAGCTGGAGAAACTGGTATGGGCCAAAATACGCGATATTGAAAAAATAACTTTCGGCGATATGCACTTTGAAGTGCCTACTCTGCAAGCACCCGTTGAAAAAATCACCGTAGAAAAAGGTAAAAAGGCTGAGAAGGGCGAAAGCAACCGCATCACACTTGGATTATACAAAGAAGGGAAAACAGTCTCAGAAATTGCCGCAGAACGCAGCATGGCCGAAAGCACCATCGAAGGCCATTTGGCCGAATACATAAGCACGGGCGAGGTGAATATTCTTGATTTTATGAGCAGTGAATTGCTTGACCAGCTTACCCGCTTGATTAATGAATTGGGTGGCGACCAAGCAAAACCCATTAAAGAAGAATTAGGAGATTCGGTTTCGTACGGGCAAATACGCATGGCCGTTAACTACCTTAAAGCAAAACATATTGCAGCCGGATAA
- a CDS encoding PorT family protein, protein MSMETNKIDELFRSKLGDYSLDAPDHVWKSIDAKRTPLHKAINYFKRRKAAVVGAFLLIAGISAAAFIGFGPTADTQQTAVVTSQSTTTTPVANSETSGSNAAVATTPSATSAENLANTNTPATNSTTVYTTPNRTNTNDGGNTRNGGNNGGGTDATSHTVTPATNPTQSTSSTDNNTTPIVTTSTTTITDNSTPALTNEEKEVVVADAQPVSEPVATANNETEGTEATDAAEKANKQAIEPQKQRCNSLTADLYAGIGFAGRSLNANGIGAGYFAAKKQAESYTPSFTVGARFNLDLNKSKTLKLRVGLQYTRVGEKLNYNAEQTYTRTQVYIGDIIDPVTGQVIGHTDPEYRQVTETRRVAVSANNSYTFIDVPVQLEYSFFRTEKYSLFATGGASANLRFSQRGSQLNTDLSGAHEIRSNNPYKPTTGLSLLAGIGGEYKFSPISKFSLLAEGTYSHGLTNVMQSNAGMRQSFRTFNVSVGLRYRF, encoded by the coding sequence ATGAGTATGGAGACTAATAAGATTGATGAACTGTTCAGGAGTAAGTTGGGCGATTATTCGTTAGACGCACCTGACCATGTTTGGAAGAGTATTGATGCAAAACGTACACCGCTGCACAAAGCGATAAACTACTTTAAACGTAGAAAAGCCGCTGTGGTCGGTGCATTCTTGCTAATTGCAGGCATTAGTGCTGCAGCATTTATTGGGTTTGGCCCCACTGCTGATACACAGCAAACGGCTGTAGTTACTTCGCAATCAACAACCACAACCCCTGTGGCCAATAGCGAAACAAGCGGCAGCAATGCAGCAGTAGCTACTACTCCATCCGCTACTTCTGCTGAAAACCTTGCAAACACTAACACGCCTGCCACAAACAGTACTACTGTTTATACAACACCAAACCGCACAAATACCAACGATGGAGGTAATACCCGCAACGGTGGCAACAACGGCGGCGGTACCGATGCAACTTCTCACACGGTAACACCCGCTACAAACCCAACACAATCAACTTCTTCAACAGATAATAATACAACCCCTATAGTTACAACTTCTACTACTACAATAACTGATAACAGTACTCCGGCACTTACGAATGAAGAAAAAGAAGTAGTTGTTGCCGATGCACAACCTGTTTCTGAGCCGGTAGCAACCGCTAATAACGAAACCGAAGGCACCGAAGCTACTGATGCGGCTGAAAAAGCTAACAAACAAGCTATTGAGCCTCAAAAACAACGTTGTAACAGCCTAACCGCTGATTTGTATGCAGGAATAGGTTTTGCAGGCCGCAGCTTAAACGCAAACGGTATTGGTGCAGGATATTTTGCAGCTAAAAAACAAGCTGAAAGCTACACCCCTTCGTTCACTGTAGGCGCAAGGTTTAACTTAGACCTTAATAAATCAAAAACATTGAAGTTGCGCGTAGGCTTGCAATACACCCGTGTAGGTGAAAAATTGAACTACAACGCTGAACAAACCTATACCCGCACTCAAGTTTATATCGGTGATATTATCGACCCTGTAACCGGACAAGTAATTGGCCACACCGACCCTGAATACAGGCAAGTTACTGAAACCCGCAGGGTTGCTGTAAGTGCTAATAACTCGTACACCTTTATTGATGTACCCGTTCAGTTAGAGTACAGTTTCTTCAGAACTGAAAAATACAGCCTGTTTGCTACAGGTGGTGCCAGTGCAAACCTTCGCTTCTCACAACGCGGCAGCCAATTAAATACTGACTTAAGCGGTGCCCACGAGATACGCAGCAACAACCCTTACAAGCCAACAACAGGCCTAAGCCTATTGGCAGGTATCGGTGGCGAATATAAATTCAGCCCCATATCTAAATTCTCGTTGCTTGCCGAAGGAACTTACAGCCACGGTCTAACCAACGTAATGCAAAGCAATGCAGGTATGCGTCAAAGCTTCCGCACATTTAATGTAAGTGTTGGCCTTCGCTACCGTTTCTAA
- a CDS encoding T9SS type A sorting domain-containing protein — MTKLYSLSALLFALVIGTIHGVAQPVVSATIEANNVKAQANTAGLLFNNIGLGSGAFIAPKGPGGPSSIYASTLWIGGLDNGGNLHMAAQTYRQAGNDFHSGPIDQLAGTPVNSVAFDSLWRITKADYLSARQGVWTDNLRRWPVSYTTANGTYKLAPFHDANNDGKMDVSGGLEYPIFPGDEALFFVYNDKTLHGETSGSQLGVEVAGFMYQLKSATNEYLNNTVFVDYYITNKSSNAYYDVLAGIWTDFDLGNYADDRIGSDSARNMYYAYNGDDNDEGVIGYGTTPAAMCVMFINQPMYATMGYGSDFSVIGNPMLAEQYYGYTRGIWKDGSPLTYGGNGYNTGSRTRYTLSGNPCANTGWTEQNSGVGAGDRRMLGSVNLDTLLPGGVKKISLAYLWSRAATGGAKGSLCKMFDQADSLINWTNNNPPLSVKNPATETVKIYPNPATSAVTIETEEENIKVSLFDISGREVLLSTQKTIDISGLTKGIYVVRGTAGTTYISQKILVQ, encoded by the coding sequence ATGACAAAGCTCTATTCTTTATCTGCATTACTTTTCGCCTTAGTAATTGGCACAATACATGGCGTAGCCCAACCTGTTGTTTCGGCCACAATAGAAGCAAATAATGTAAAAGCCCAAGCTAATACAGCAGGCTTACTATTTAATAATATAGGTTTAGGCAGTGGGGCATTTATAGCCCCAAAAGGTCCCGGCGGCCCATCATCAATATACGCTTCAACGCTTTGGATAGGCGGGCTTGATAACGGCGGCAACCTACACATGGCTGCGCAAACTTATCGCCAAGCGGGAAACGATTTCCACAGCGGGCCTATTGACCAACTAGCAGGAACACCCGTGAATTCGGTAGCTTTTGATTCTTTATGGCGCATTACAAAAGCCGATTATCTTTCTGCCCGTCAAGGGGTTTGGACAGACAACTTGCGTAGATGGCCTGTATCATACACTACTGCTAATGGCACTTACAAACTAGCTCCTTTTCACGATGCCAATAACGATGGCAAAATGGATGTTAGCGGTGGTTTAGAATACCCCATCTTCCCCGGTGATGAAGCACTCTTTTTTGTATATAATGATAAAACCCTTCACGGAGAAACAAGCGGCAGCCAATTAGGTGTTGAAGTAGCCGGTTTTATGTATCAACTAAAAAGCGCCACTAACGAGTATTTAAACAATACCGTGTTTGTTGATTACTACATCACCAACAAAAGTTCAAACGCATACTATGATGTGCTTGCGGGTATTTGGACAGATTTTGACTTGGGTAATTATGCTGATGACCGCATCGGATCCGATTCTGCACGCAATATGTATTATGCCTACAACGGCGACGATAACGACGAAGGAGTAATAGGTTACGGTACTACTCCTGCTGCAATGTGTGTGATGTTTATTAACCAACCTATGTATGCTACAATGGGATACGGTAGCGACTTTAGTGTAATTGGCAACCCTATGTTGGCCGAACAGTACTACGGCTACACACGCGGTATTTGGAAAGACGGCAGCCCGCTTACTTACGGAGGCAACGGCTACAACACAGGCTCACGCACCCGTTATACGCTTAGTGGAAACCCTTGTGCTAATACCGGTTGGACTGAACAAAATTCAGGAGTTGGAGCCGGAGACAGGCGTATGCTTGGCTCGGTAAACTTAGATACCCTGTTGCCCGGAGGCGTTAAAAAAATATCACTAGCCTACTTATGGAGTAGAGCTGCTACGGGCGGAGCAAAAGGAAGTCTTTGCAAAATGTTTGACCAAGCCGATAGCCTTATCAACTGGACAAATAACAACCCTCCCCTTTCAGTAAAAAATCCCGCTACTGAAACTGTTAAAATTTATCCCAACCCTGCAACAAGCGCAGTAACCATCGAAACCGAGGAAGAAAATATTAAGGTTTCACTGTTTGATATTAGTGGTCGTGAGGTGTTATTATCCACCCAAAAAACAATAGATATTTCAGGCTTAACAAAAGGTATTTATGTGGTACGCGGTACTGCAGGTACTACCTATATCAGCCAAAAAATACTGGTCCAGTAA
- a CDS encoding T9SS type A sorting domain-containing protein yields MLKQAALSILALASLTKLAGQSYFTTLSSNNLNATVNANGILFNRGLEAPKGSGTKSISISQFWIGGKSNGNLHIAARLNDSLKNDFWPGPIDTVNGNAGDSTFWNSIYKVSAAEIATHKTDYNKNGYIMPDGIKHWPGSNPTQQPFKQVLAKFVDYNANRIYEPEMGEYPFIKGDEAAYFIVNDKANTHFASGGMPMGVEVQGLAYVYANNPALANTVFLELTFINRSTNNYDSVFAGVWTDFELGAKGDEYISSLPSKNAFFGYNSDTSDALYGTYPPVQGVLFLNRPLQYTIEIDADGGVANRGLPQSPQEFYNYLHRKWRNNIQLTEGANGFMSSATPADFIYNGDPCNQGNPGWTEVGSAQAPGKRSMMGSIGPVQLPSNGFLRLELAYVWERGTNGPLESICKLNNTLDAVKAYYNKFISSVDVAQPLQFGVYPNPAADYVEVKLPENVDLPALVQVFDVQGKLLHTATVNETNQVINTQQLPAGMYTLQLTTQNQSGYAKLMIAR; encoded by the coding sequence ATGCTAAAACAAGCGGCATTAAGTATATTGGCTCTTGCCTCGCTAACTAAGTTGGCGGGGCAATCCTATTTTACAACACTATCTTCCAATAACCTCAATGCTACCGTCAATGCAAACGGTATCTTGTTTAATCGGGGGCTTGAGGCTCCAAAAGGCTCAGGTACAAAATCCATAAGCATCTCGCAGTTTTGGATTGGAGGGAAAAGCAACGGTAACCTGCACATTGCAGCCCGTTTAAACGATAGCCTTAAAAACGATTTCTGGCCAGGTCCTATTGATACTGTTAATGGCAATGCAGGCGACAGTACTTTTTGGAATTCGATTTACAAAGTAAGTGCGGCTGAAATTGCTACGCACAAAACCGACTATAATAAAAACGGGTACATAATGCCCGATGGTATTAAGCACTGGCCGGGCAGCAACCCTACTCAACAACCTTTTAAGCAGGTATTGGCAAAGTTTGTTGATTACAACGCTAACCGTATTTATGAACCCGAAATGGGCGAGTACCCTTTTATAAAGGGCGACGAAGCTGCATATTTTATTGTAAACGATAAAGCCAATACACATTTTGCTAGCGGCGGTATGCCTATGGGTGTTGAAGTACAAGGTTTGGCCTATGTGTATGCCAATAATCCGGCATTAGCCAACACTGTTTTTTTAGAATTAACTTTTATTAACCGCTCTACTAATAATTACGATTCGGTATTTGCAGGTGTTTGGACTGATTTTGAACTGGGTGCTAAAGGGGATGAGTATATTAGTTCTTTGCCCTCAAAAAACGCCTTTTTTGGTTATAACAGTGATACTTCGGATGCGCTTTACGGAACGTACCCACCGGTGCAAGGAGTACTGTTTTTAAACCGCCCCTTGCAATACACGATTGAAATTGATGCTGACGGCGGAGTAGCCAACCGCGGTTTACCACAAAGCCCGCAAGAGTTTTATAATTACCTGCACCGCAAATGGAGAAATAATATCCAGCTTACTGAAGGTGCCAACGGATTTATGAGCAGTGCTACCCCTGCCGATTTTATTTACAACGGCGACCCTTGTAACCAAGGTAATCCCGGCTGGACTGAGGTAGGCTCTGCACAAGCACCGGGCAAACGCAGCATGATGGGAAGCATTGGTCCTGTGCAATTGCCTTCAAATGGCTTTTTAAGGCTTGAATTAGCCTATGTATGGGAGCGCGGTACTAACGGGCCGCTTGAAAGTATTTGCAAGCTTAATAACACGTTGGATGCGGTAAAAGCTTATTACAATAAATTTATCAGCAGTGTGGATGTTGCCCAACCCTTACAATTTGGAGTGTACCCAAACCCTGCGGCAGATTATGTAGAGGTGAAGTTGCCCGAAAATGTTGATTTACCTGCCTTAGTACAGGTGTTTGATGTGCAAGGTAAGTTGCTACATACCGCAACCGTTAACGAAACCAACCAAGTTATCAATACCCAACAGTTGCCAGCGGGAATGTACACCCTCCAACTCACCACCCAAAACCAATCAGGTTACGCAAAGCTGATGATTGCAAGATGA
- a CDS encoding sensor histidine kinase gives MQTPESEIIVTIIAGTILLLLLVSFIVLFLFLHQRRAFNHKRQVQKLQEEFSQAQIELQEQVLGSVSAEIHDNLGQMLSVIKLNLSKLSRMVKGQEEEELIGLVRTQVSGVISDMRSISKTLSQDFISDFGLYEALRLEMDRVQNTGFLKTELTTEGEPEKFNPKMEIVLFRITQELINNTIKHAEATTLTVNLNYSTDVLVMTVTDDGKGFDPSAVTQRAAGDSGNGLKNMQNRVKIIGGLLTLESSGDTGTRVKIEINTQKSPIVQPK, from the coding sequence GTGCAAACCCCAGAGTCAGAAATAATAGTAACCATTATAGCCGGTACCATACTGCTTTTGCTGTTGGTATCCTTTATCGTGTTATTTTTATTCCTTCACCAACGACGGGCTTTTAACCATAAACGCCAAGTACAAAAACTACAAGAAGAGTTTAGCCAAGCACAAATAGAGTTGCAAGAGCAAGTACTGGGCAGCGTATCGGCAGAAATTCATGACAACTTAGGCCAAATGCTGTCGGTAATAAAGCTTAACCTATCAAAGCTTAGCCGCATGGTTAAAGGTCAGGAGGAAGAAGAACTTATTGGCTTGGTACGAACTCAGGTATCGGGCGTAATCAGCGATATGCGCAGCATATCAAAAACCCTTTCGCAAGATTTTATTTCGGATTTTGGGCTGTATGAAGCGCTGAGACTCGAAATGGACAGGGTGCAGAACACCGGATTTCTGAAAACTGAATTAACCACTGAGGGCGAACCTGAGAAGTTTAACCCTAAAATGGAAATTGTACTCTTTAGGATTACCCAAGAACTTATTAATAATACTATTAAACACGCCGAAGCAACCACACTTACCGTAAATTTAAACTATAGTACAGACGTATTGGTGATGACGGTGACTGATGACGGCAAGGGATTTGACCCATCGGCAGTAACACAAAGGGCCGCAGGCGATTCGGGCAATGGGTTAAAGAATATGCAGAACAGGGTGAAAATTATCGGCGGATTATTAACTTTGGAGAGTTCTGGAGATACCGGCACAAGGGTAAAAATTGAAATAAACACACAAAAAAGCCCTATTGTGCAACCTAAATAA
- a CDS encoding response regulator transcription factor — translation MAIKIALVDDHTLFRRALAGLIESDDKYEILFEAESGNQLFDLIDEKGEPDIVLLDVNMPGQDGYTVAGKLRKNNPTVRIIAVTMNDDEPAIIKMIKLGARGYVLKDSEPEELLTALEDVHTKGYYYSDYVSKTMANSINYHTKWDKEASTIEKLTQREINFLELVCHDYSYKDIAERMNVSVRTVDGYRDSLFQKINVRTRVGLVIFAIKNGIVKIV, via the coding sequence ATGGCCATAAAAATTGCTTTGGTTGACGACCATACCTTGTTCCGTAGGGCGTTGGCCGGTTTAATAGAATCTGACGACAAATACGAAATACTTTTTGAGGCCGAAAGCGGCAACCAACTTTTTGATTTGATTGACGAAAAGGGAGAACCCGATATTGTGCTTTTGGATGTGAATATGCCCGGACAAGACGGCTATACAGTTGCCGGAAAGTTGCGCAAAAACAACCCAACGGTGCGTATTATAGCAGTAACTATGAATGATGATGAGCCTGCTATCATCAAAATGATTAAACTGGGTGCAAGGGGCTATGTACTTAAAGACTCAGAACCTGAGGAATTGCTTACGGCCTTAGAAGATGTGCACACTAAAGGTTATTATTACTCTGATTATGTTTCAAAAACAATGGCTAACTCAATTAACTACCACACCAAGTGGGACAAAGAGGCCAGCACCATTGAAAAACTTACCCAGCGTGAAATAAACTTCTTAGAACTTGTTTGCCACGATTACTCATACAAGGATATTGCCGAGCGTATGAACGTGAGCGTGCGTACTGTAGATGGTTACCGCGACTCTCTATTCCAAAAAATAAACGTTCGTACCCGTGTTGGGTTGGTAATCTTTGCCATTAAAAACGGCATTGTAAAAATTGTATAA